The Brassica oleracea var. oleracea cultivar TO1000 chromosome C7, BOL, whole genome shotgun sequence sequence GGTTAAAGTGATTGTGAACATGAAAGGCAGGGAAAACGAGTTCAGAAATATTGCTATTGAGCTCCTCAGACGTTTTCAAACTGAAATAGGGGAGGTTTGTACTGTTCTCTACGCTCTTTGGTCTTTTCTTGGCATGTGCATTGCTCCTTAGTGGATCTTGTTTGCTGAGTCGCTGAAACATGTCAACATCTGCAGCTTGCGACTGAGGAAAGCAAAAACTTCCGAGACAGAAACTTGTTTATTGTCTTGGTGCCAAACAAGGAAGTTGTTCGGAAATCACAAGAACCATCCCCAAAGAAGAAGAAAAAGCCAGCTGATGATGAAGTTTCCGCTGCAGGTATAACTGCAACTTAAGATATATGATGTACAATTGTGTGAAGGTATAATGTCAGTTCATGACAGGAGAGTTTGATAAATGTCTTGTATAGTTCCTTTTCTACTATGCTTCTTGCATATTCCCATGTATCTGTAACCATAGAAAGTATTTGAATGAAGATTTTTCGTATAGATTGTAACAAAGAAATCAATACTTAAAGAATTATCAGTTGTTATGTAATGTTACAGTATGAGTACAGTATGACTTATGTTGAGGCCAAAACAAGTGACTACCAATAATCTCCACAAGAACAAACACCATCTCTAAAATGATGAAACCGGTTGGCGTCTCTTACAACTATCACTCTCTCTGTTATCTCTGAGATGAGTTTAGTTACAGTGTGACAGTCTAAACAGACCCGCAGATTCTTTATGATCCGGATCTCAGTTCCTGGTTCAGTTGCTATGAGTCCAAAGGCAATTGCTAGCCTCTCGCTGTGAAATTTCACCATCAGCTCTCTTTCTTCCTCCTCCACGTCGTGCAAGGCCAACTCAGTCTCGGGTTGATACCCAGCTTCCCTCATCTTCCCTTCCAGCTCCTCTAGCTTCTCATAGATTGCTTTTACCTGGGGATGTGACTTATCACCCGAGGTGAATACATGAGGCGTCCCACCAATCTCTACCAAGGTACAGCCAGGAGCCTTGGTTAATTTCCTCTTCTTTGCCGCTTGTCTGACCGTAGCAGCCTGTGGATAATTTCTATCAGCTGAGTGAATGTTCGACAGCAAAACATGGTACCCTACATTGTCTGGATCTAGCTCAAACAGCTTCTCGGAGACTGTACGGGCAAGGTTTGTGTCTTTGTGAATCCTACAAGCTCCTAGCAGTGTTTGCCACACGGAAGGATCCGCTTCAACGGGCATCGCCTCTATAAACTGCAATGCTCTCTGCAAATGTCCTGCTCGGCCAAGAATATCGACCATGCAGGCGTAATGCTTGACCGATGGTTCAAAACCGTACCGGTGGACCATGGAGTTGAACATGTCATCACCTTCTTTGACGAGGCCAGCATGACTACAAGCGTAAAGAACGCAGAGGAAAGTGACCTGCGTTGGTGCAACGCCGGAGTTCAACATCTCAGAGAAGATACTCAGAGCATCCTGTCCATGTCCATGGAGGCCATAACCGGAAATCATTGTGTTCCATGTAACTTCGTTCCTCTTCGGCATCAAGTCAAACAACCGGCGCGCTTCTGCAATGCTTCCGCACTTTGCATACATACCAATCAAAGCAGTAGACACATATATGCTAGACTCAAAATCTGTACCTCTGACTAAACCATGTACCCATTTCCCCAAACTCAAAGTTCCTAACTGCGCACAAGCGGACAGAATACAAGTTATTGTGATCGGGTTTGGACTAAACTCAGACTTCTGCATTTCTCTGAACAAAGATATCGCGTCCTCTGTCAACCCGTTTTGAGTGTAACCAGAGATCATTGCGTTCCAAGATGCCAAGCTCTTATGCGGAGACTCATCAAAAACCTTCCGGGCTGATTCCATCTCATTCAGTTTACTGTAAACCGTGGTTAACGCGGTCGGCACAGATTCATGAGATAAGAAGCCTGACTTCAAGCTGTAACCATGAATGGCATATACAAGCATAAGATGACCAGAGACAGGGATCAGACTCACCACCGTGCTTGAGTTCAACCTTGTTCCTGACAACACCAGCTCCTTAAACAAGCTTAAAGAGAGCTCAGTCTCGTCATTTGAAGTGTACCCGTGAATCATTGCATTATAAGCTACAATATCTGGTCTACAAAAATCTCGAAACAGAGTACTCAACACCTCAATCTTCCCACACTTCGAGTACAACGAGATAAAACCTGTACGAACAAAATCATGAGAGTAGCATCCTGTCTTCATCGCAAGACTATGGATAACCATCCCGAGTCTCAGCTCTTGCAACTCCGCAACAGCGGGAAGAACACTCAACAGAGTCGTCGAGTCAAAACGAGTAGAGCTCTCGTTGATCAAATCCCTAAACACCTGAACAGACTCCTCGTACATCTCATTCTCTCCGTACCCAGATAACATAGTGTTCCACAAAACAGAGTCTCTCTCAGGCATTCTATCGAACACCTTCCTCGCATCACCCACCCTTGAAAACTTGAAGTACATGTTAACGATATTCGATCCAAGTCGTAATTCTGAGTCAAACCCATCAACGAGTGCTTGTCCGTGAACAACTCTGCCAGCTCTCTCGTCGCGAGCTCCCGAAGCGGCGGAGATAGCGTAGGTGTAAGTTGAGCTATTGGGGACGAGATCAGTTGATTTTCTTAGATGGGAGAATAGAGAAAGCGAAGAGTGTGGTGATCCGTTGTTGGAGAAGCCGCCCATGAGGACGTTGAAGAGGAAGACGTCGGGGCTATGGACGGAGAGGACGAGGTTGTGTGCGTAGTGAATGGCGCCGAGCTCGGAGAGGCGTTGGGTGAGCTTGGTGAGGAGGCGGATGTCGTTTTGGAAGCCATGGGTAGTGATCTGAGCGTGGGTTTGGGTGAGGTGAGAGAGGGAAGAGGAGATTTTGAAGAGGTCGGAGATGGTGTTCTTGTTTATTACTCCTCCGACGGTTGTCTCGGCGGATAAGGAACGTAGTAACATTTGGCTTTGGTCCTTTTGTGTGATAACGAAACGAAACGACTCATTTCGCGCTCTTATAGTATCCATTTAAACATATTTCTCTACTTTTAAATTACAACATTTTTTTATTAATTCAAATATTTAATTTTAATAAAAAGTTACAAACAATCCTAAAGTTACATTTTGCAGTAATTTTTTTTATTAATTCATGGTTTATTAATGTTTTACATGGAAAACTTTTCTTTTAAATTCTAAATAATGCGATTTACCATTAATAAATACAGATAATGGAAATTTATTTAAAAAATTCAACATGCTTAACAAAACCGCAAGTTTTGAAGCTTTATAGAAAGGTGGTGCAAATATGATTTAATGTGGTGTAAATAGAACCACTAAACATATGAACCAATAGATTGTTGATTGCAAAGTTGTGTTGTAACTAATTTGTAATAAAAATAAATTAATATTAAAAATTGATTCTACATATAGTAAACGCCTAAAAAGTAAAAACCCACATCATGTGAACAAATAAATTGCTTTTTCCTTCTTTACCTAAGACTTTCGAACTAGAGATCTTTCACTTCCTGTGTTCCTATGCTAACGTTTCATACCAAAAAAAAAAGACGTCTCACAAGACCAGAGAAATGTGGGAGCATCGAAGAGCAATTTACAGGTGATCCAGTCATCAGTGGTGAGCATGTGGAACTGTAAGCGTGTTATTTACGGCCATGGAAACTTGCTTAGTGGCAACAATGAAGGAGTCTCCTCCTCTGCATCTTCTTCTCCTTCTTCTCTCCTAGTTTGTATCAGATGAGTCCTGAGGCTACACTCTTTTATCTGTTCCATGCCACCAAAAACTCTGTTTTCATTCGTTTTACAAAACTCATTCTACATTCAGTCACTGGATTGTTCTTGTTACCTGCATGATCGCAGTTGAGGCCAGAAGATCTTCGCATTTCCCTTGCATAGAGCTCTCTTTTGTAACTACAACAGCGAGTTCTGACACCATTGTATTCATCTCCTCCACCTGCAAACACAATCACAAAGAGCAGGCTTGAGAGTTATGTAGAGAGAGAAATATGAAAAACAGATTTACTAAAAAGGATCTCTCACCTTTGAGAGTAAAGACCAAATGGACGATCCCATAGACTGCATTACATCAAGAGCCGAGGACATGGCTGCTTTCAAAGACTCAACGTCCGCCTGTATGGAAGAAAAGTTCTAAACAATCTTTTGAATTTAATGTCATGAGTATTCTCAATAGTATTGGCAATAGTAACAATGTATACCTTTGTTCCTCCAGTCACTGGAAGGCGGAGTGTATTAGCTTCTAAATCTGCTATAGCCCCAACTAAAGAGCTAACATGGTCTCTTTCAAGTATGGCCCATTCTTCAAGACTAACCATCTGTGCACATGTTTATGCAATCGGCATTGCGTAATCTAATGAATGCAAAGTCAGTATACAACACAGAGAGAGAGAGAGAATCTACTTGATCGTTTAGTAGCGAGTTGAGTTTGATCTCTAGCTTTAGCTGTTGCAGACCAATCCTTTGGCTGGTCACATCATCCTGTAGCTCTGATATCGCTTGCCACACATTAAATAGAGTTTCCTGAAACATCAAAAACTTGAGTTTTCAGAACCATTCATGTTGATATATAGGGCATAAGTTAAATATATACCTCGGACGTTAATCTTTGAATGTACATTACAGCTTCAGCTTGCGCAATTGCGAACCGCCACTGTAAATATCTATTGTGGAGAAGGCGTAGCTGATGAACGTCTTCGATGTAGCTTGCTTTCTTGCCTTTCTTGACATCTGTGATGAAGCTGAGAACAGACGTTGTGGTAGTGGATTGTGCTTGTCTTACCCTGGAAGGACTAACCCCTCTTGAAGGTGGAGTTGATGGTCTAGCAAAAGAGGAGGTACTTGTAACACGTGAAGGACTCAACCCTCTTGCAGGACTCAGTCCTCTTGCAGGGCTTAGTCCTCTTGCAGGACTCACTCCTCTCGAAGTACTCATGCCTCTAGATGAAAACGATGTTCTACTTGGTGAAGCAGGGCGAGATCCAGGAGCAGAGAATGGATGCAGCCTAGCTACAGCCGTTGCTAAGGTTGCTCTATCCATAGAACTTGCAGACAAAAGTCTCTGCGCCCCAGAAGTTCGAACTACGTTATTATCTTCCGACTTCGTTGGAGACAGTAATCCACCTAGACTAGATGCGGTACTAGAAGTTTTACGCAACGGTTTCGAACTGTTGGACAAAGGTAGTGACATTCTCCTAAGAGACGGTCCCATTCGAGACCCTGAAGTTGATGAACCCCTTCTAGTCTTGTCGCCAAGATCCAAGCTTCTGTTCAAACCGATCTTTCCACCAATTCTACTAGGCCATCGATGCTGCTCTATTAACCGACTGTGAGTTCCGTCTACAGGTTTCGAATTCTCTGAAAGATCAGACGCATTCTTGTTCGCTTTCAATGGACTTACCTTCCTCTCTGGCGTTGGTTTCCTTGAGACAGTCGTCGTTTCAGCCTTGTGCTTTTGAGCTATGTTTGAAGAAGGTCTCAGCGTTCGATCAACGGAAGAGCTTCTAACAGGTCTCTCCTTCTTACTAACAGGGACTGAGACAGAGTCCGACTGAAACGAAGCGCTGAGGCTTCTCATAGTGGAAGGCCATAAGCTTTCAGGCAAACGACCTCCTGTAGATAGACGCCTAGATGAAGCTGGCAAGTCTATAGAGACATCACGTATAGGCGTGGAGGGAGGTGTTGAAGGACGCTTCCTGTCAGCAGAAACCGCTCTTTTAGCAGCTAAGGTTGAAGAGACTGTTGGTCTTGTGACGCTTGGTGAAGGGCATCGGGCGGTTCTGGTTGGTGTGGGCGATCTGTATCTTGAACTGACCTCGGTTGTTTGAGGACGGCGAGTGGCAGCGGGTGCATTGTTCTTATCTGATGGAATAAGACGTCTTCGTGGTCTTGTGGAATCATTTACTACATCCATTCAAGCTAAGGAAACAAAGTTGCATTGAGTGGATTCAGTAGTCCACGCCTCTCAGTTCTTTCTGCATTCGAGCTAAACAGCTGCAAGAAAGCCAAAACCCAGAAGAAGCACTAAGATACCCCACAGATAAATAAAAAAAAAAAAAAGAGAAAATCTTCTCCAATGTCCTTAAATGGACCAATATTCTTATTTCTAACATATACAAAGAGAACAAATAGTAACAGAAGTAATAACAATTAGTGTGAGAATGTTTGAACGTAGTAGATATTGACAATTACAGATCTTGGTGTATCTCCAAGTACGTGTATGGAAGAATCATGTATTGGTGCCCACTCTAAGAGATGATGAAATGTAATGATTGTGATGATTCATGAAATTTTGACCGAAAGTGAAAATCACAAACATACTTTTAACTGTGTTTAAAGAGTGAATGAGATGTGTTATGAAGAAGATTCCAAGAATGAAAATTTTGTCGGTTTACCGACAGACTTGTGTCTCTCATCATTGACATAGACAGACTCTCGTTTAATCGACATCAAATTTAGTAACTCATTTTTTTTTTGCCTTATACAACAGGCAATTGAAGTCTTTTAAGAATCATATAGTTTCTAAATCAATAAACCAAATCAAAACAGCTGTCGTAATTTCTGTTCCTGACTGACGAAATCTCAGATCGCGGTAATAAAAAGATAACTTTTTTTTTTAGATATAATCAAAAATAGGGAAATGATACACACCAAAATGCGAAGCTAAACCCTTAGAGATTCTCCTAAGGTTGCAAAATATACGTTAAAGAAAAAAAAAAATCTTACCCAGGAAAGATGAAATCGATTTCCACAAATTAAAATTAAAAAAAAAAAGGAGCAATCTCGTGAATTGATTATTCTCCTCGCGGAATCTTCTTTGCCCTTCGGAGATCGAATTGGGTGAATACAAAACCCCGATCGGATTCGATGAGGAAGAAGAATGAAAGGTTAAATTGATCGGAGGCGATTGAAGGATCAGAGAGATGAGAGATTAAAGAGAAAGGGCGTTATTTTCGCGCCACCTAATTTTGATAATTATAAGTCTTTCTCTCTTCTCATAGAAGACCAAAAATACTACATCATAAAATAATAATGTAATTTTTTTCCTTAAAACATAATGTTTGAATTAATTTAATTTGCGTTAATCTAGTACTTTCCTAGTAAAGTGATCATTCCTGTTTAACCAAAGAATTATCATAAGAATCCCTCCAACGGGAGCATCTATATTAATTATTTGGTTTTATGTTTTGGTTTATTAGATATTCAGATTCAAACAATCGAGATAAATAAATAGTTATACAGATTAGGCCTGAGACTTATTATCCGAGATCCGGATTCGCTCCGGATCCGTTCCGGATCCGTTCCGAAAATAGGATATCCGGGGTGTCCGAATCCGAATTCGGATAGTAAAATCTTAGATCCGTGCAAATCGAATCCGGATCCAGATATCTTAATTTTTAAATCCGGATATCCTGATTCGGATCCGTATTTTTAAAATACATTAAATTTTTAAATTTTATAAATATTTATAGGGCAAATCTCCAAAATAGCATCTTTTTAAGTTTATATCACAAAAATAGCACTCAAAAACTAAAATGACCAAAATAGCATCTTTCTAAGTTTATCCTTTGAAAATTTTAATTTTTTTATTTTTCAAAATTTGAAATCTTATCCCCAAAACCTCATTTCTCAACTCTAAACCCTAAACCCTAAACCCTAAACCCTAAACCCTAAACCCTAAACCCTAAACCCTAAACCCTAAACCCTAAACCCTAAACCCTAAACCCTAAACCCTAAACCCTAAACCCTAAACCCTAAACCCTAAACCCTAAACCCTAAACCCTAAACCCTAAACCCTAAACCCTAAACCCTAAACCCTAAACCCTAAACCCTAAACCCTAAACCCTAAACCCTAAACCCTAAATCCTAAACCCCACCCTTTAACTCTAAACCTTAAGTTTGTGACTTTTGATAAAACATTAAGTGCTATTTTTGTGACTTTTGACCTTGAGTGCTAGTTTGGAAACAAAAATTTGATTTAATGCTATTTTTGTCTTTTTCTCATATTTATATTTGATATATTAATATTTATACATGAATTAATCTTATAATATTATATTTTAGTTTTTACAATATTATAAACATATATAAATATATTTATAAATATTTAATTTATGTATTATATTAAAAAAATTAGTATTTTTTGTTAAAAAAATTATTTTTAATTATTTTGACGGATCCGAATCCGGATCCGGATATCCGCGGATAATAGAATATCGAGATGGATATCCGAAAACCGGATATCCAGAAACCACGAATCCAGATCCGGATATTAAGTCCACGGATCCGACGGATCAGGATCCGGATACCCTAAATTTCCCGGATATCCGGATCCGTCCCAGGGCTAATACAGATAATTCTTTTCTTCTTTTTTTTTTTTTTGCTTAAAAGTTATACATATAATAATTCAAAAGGTCATTCGTATAAGAAGCTCTCAAAGACCAGCTAGTTCCATTGATTTAGGTGATGGTCAACATCTGATAGGTTGTCCGCACCTCCTTAGTGTTACGCATACGTTCCAAAGAGTCTTTCTTCAACACATATATAATAACTGAGTTTTAACTTTTTCTTTGGTTTTATTCATCTTCTTTGAGTACCAATCGAAACTTTTGATGGAGATTAATTCTAAGGAAATGAAGGAAAAATGAAATGACAAAGCACAGAGAACAAAGGTGACAAAGCTTTTTTCTCTTTTTTTTTAAGGTGACAAAGTTTGTGGAACTGATGATTATTTCGTTCTTTTTTTTTTTTTTCACTGAAAAATTTATTAATGGGACAGAAGCCAAAGGGCCAAAGCCCAACACAATATGATACAAAAAGCCTAAACAAAGACACATTTAAACGTAAAAAACCCAACAAAAAGCTCAAAATACAAACAACAGAAAGATCTGAGACACAAGGCCCATTAATTCACGGCCCGTTGGGGAAAAAGAGACACGACGCCACCACGTGTATGAACCGTCTTGCGCTCAAAGTACACGCGTCGAGACGCGAAACCATCTTCTTCCTCCGGTGCCAGCGAAAGGGCGCAACGGCGCTCCGTCAACGACGAAGCCAAACCGGTGAAAAGCCGACCAATCAAAGCGGCCTTCACGGAAGTTCAAGTCGGAAATCTAAAGTAACAGATCTACGCTTTTTTAACCATCAATTGTCTACAATCGATCCGAGAACCAATTTTCCTGCATGTGCTAACTCCATCTTTAATGATTCAGATAAGCTTGAAGATGGCAACGACCCTAAACAAGGGGAAGAAAGAAACATCGGAGCTTCAGATCAAGAGTCGATCGGACTAAAGAAGAACAGAAACGCAGATCGAGACCAACCGGAAAAAACCGGTGAGAAGCCGGCGAAGGATGATGCTATGGGAGCCATCCCTTCCCGGAGACCATAAGCCGGCGAAGACGGTGATAAAGGATCCACCGTTTCCCAGAGTCATAAGCCCGACCATCGGGAACATTAATCGGAAAAGATCCGATGAACAAAGCTTCAACGCTCTCTCTCTGAAAGATACCAGAGAGATAAGAGAGAGAGCGGAAACTTTACAGTCCTCGTATTATTTCGTTCTTCTTAAAACACATAAGCATTTTCGCCGAAAGCTTAATTTACAGCTGCTTACTTTTCACACCTAACCTTAACTATAATCACAAGAGAGCTCTCATACAAGGGATACAAATTAGAAAACAAACAGTTTTTTTCAGAAATGAAACTATGATGGTTACTCATGATAAGTGCGTCTGGTATCTTCTATCTTTGTTTGTCTTTTCTTCTAGCTGTGAAAAGAAAATCTACCAAACACTGACAGTGGCTATCCCCAAACTTTCTTTAGGTATCTTGTTTAATTATACATATATACATAGTTGATAAAGAACTGAATCTATTATAGTGTCTTTGCATATCAAACATATAAAAGAATCTAAAATCACATGGATTGTAAGTTATATGTTCCACTTAACACATTAATATTTTAATGGCTAATTGCATATTGTTTATTCTCTCGAAGGGCCATGCTGATCGCCCTCGAAACCGTCTACACGTTCTTTATCTAAATACCCATGCATAAAATATTTAGAAAACACAATA is a genomic window containing:
- the LOC106307003 gene encoding pentatricopeptide repeat-containing protein At4g30700, translating into MLLRSLSAETTVGGVINKNTISDLFKISSSLSHLTQTHAQITTHGFQNDIRLLTKLTQRLSELGAIHYAHNLVLSVHSPDVFLFNVLMGGFSNNGSPHSSLSLFSHLRKSTDLVPNSSTYTYAISAASGARDERAGRVVHGQALVDGFDSELRLGSNIVNMYFKFSRVGDARKVFDRMPERDSVLWNTMLSGYGENEMYEESVQVFRDLINESSTRFDSTTLLSVLPAVAELQELRLGMVIHSLAMKTGCYSHDFVRTGFISLYSKCGKIEVLSTLFRDFCRPDIVAYNAMIHGYTSNDETELSLSLFKELVLSGTRLNSSTVVSLIPVSGHLMLVYAIHGYSLKSGFLSHESVPTALTTVYSKLNEMESARKVFDESPHKSLASWNAMISGYTQNGLTEDAISLFREMQKSEFSPNPITITCILSACAQLGTLSLGKWVHGLVRGTDFESSIYVSTALIGMYAKCGSIAEARRLFDLMPKRNEVTWNTMISGYGLHGHGQDALSIFSEMLNSGVAPTQVTFLCVLYACSHAGLVKEGDDMFNSMVHRYGFEPSVKHYACMVDILGRAGHLQRALQFIEAMPVEADPSVWQTLLGACRIHKDTNLARTVSEKLFELDPDNVGYHVLLSNIHSADRNYPQAATVRQAAKKRKLTKAPGCTLVEIGGTPHVFTSGDKSHPQVKAIYEKLEELEGKMREAGYQPETELALHDVEEEERELMVKFHSERLAIAFGLIATEPGTEIRIIKNLRVCLDCHTVTKLISEITERVIVVRDANRFHHFRDGVCSCGDYW
- the LOC106301255 gene encoding QWRF motif-containing protein 8 isoform X1, with the translated sequence MDVVNDSTRPRRRLIPSDKNNAPAATRRPQTTEVSSRYRSPTPTRTARCPSPSVTRPTVSSTLAAKRAVSADRKRPSTPPSTPIRDVSIDLPASSRRLSTGGRLPESLWPSTMRSLSASFQSDSVSVPVSKKERPVRSSSVDRTLRPSSNIAQKHKAETTTVSRKPTPERKVSPLKANKNASDLSENSKPVDGTHSRLIEQHRWPSRIGGKIGLNRSLDLGDKTRRGSSTSGSRMGPSLRRMSLPLSNSSKPLRKTSSTASSLGGLLSPTKSEDNNVVRTSGAQRLLSASSMDRATLATAVARLHPFSAPGSRPASPSRTSFSSRGMSTSRGVSPARGLSPARGLSPARGLSPSRVTSTSSFARPSTPPSRGVSPSRVRQAQSTTTTSVLSFITDVKKGKKASYIEDVHQLRLLHNRYLQWRFAIAQAEAVMYIQRLTSEETLFNVWQAISELQDDVTSQRIGLQQLKLEIKLNSLLNDQMVSLEEWAILERDHVSSLVGAIADLEANTLRLPVTGGTKNFSSIQADVESLKAAMSSALDVMQSMGSSIWSLLSKVEEMNTMVSELAVVVTKESSMQGKCEDLLASTAIMQIKECSLRTHLIQTRREEGEEDAEEETPSLLPLSKFPWP
- the LOC106301255 gene encoding QWRF motif-containing protein 8 isoform X2 — translated: MDVVNDSTRPRRRLIPSDKNNAPAATRRPQTTEVSSRYRSPTPTRTARCPSPSVTRPTVSSTLAAKRAVSADRKRPSTPPSTPIRDVSIDLPASSRRLSTGGRLPESLWPSTMRSLSASFQSDSVSVPVSKKERPVRSSSVDRTLRPSSNIAQKHKAETTTVSRKPTPERKVSPLKANKNASDLSENSKPVDGTHSRLIEQHRWPSRIGGKIGLNRSLDLGDKTRRGSSTSGSRMGPSLRRMSLPLSNSSKPLRKTSSTASSLGGLLSPTKSEDNNVVRTSGAQRLLSASSMDRATLATAVARLHPFSAPGSRPASPSRTSFSSRGMSTSRGVSPARGLSPARGLSPARGLSPSRVTSTSSFARPSTPPSRGVSPSRVRQAQSTTTTSVLSFITDVKKGKKASYIEDVHQLRLLHNRYLQWRFAIAQAEAVMYIQRLTSEETLFNVWQAISELQDDVTSQRIGLQQLKLEIKLNSLLNDQMVSLEEWAILERDHVSSLVGAIADLEANTLRLPVTGGTKADVESLKAAMSSALDVMQSMGSSIWSLLSKVEEMNTMVSELAVVVTKESSMQGKCEDLLASTAIMQIKECSLRTHLIQTRREEGEEDAEEETPSLLPLSKFPWP